AAGAATAAGTAAGTAGTGTGTGAAGTGCACACACTGTGGGCTCGTAATGGCGAAGGAGAAAGCAGGTGTCGTTTTATGGGTTTCTCATTCTCTCTCAACTCTCTTGCGGGTAAAGCAAAGCAATCTCTAACACCAAACACCAATGCCGTGTGGGTTAGCCTCCTCTCTTCTCAATCTTAACCTTCTTAATTGCGCCACCCATTCCCACTTTTAATTACCATAACATAACcccctcttttcttctttttatttatttcaaacaaaataaattaaataaatcatatGCCTTTATGCCTAGGTAAGCATAGTGCCAAGGgataatattatgttatatgattctttgtttctttctttcttattcgTCAATAATAATATGATGATGACTATGGGGTCTGTTCTCTATGCCTTCTCAATCTTGATCTCGGCATCATAagattttcaatcatatgtgaATTCCACTTATCCAATTCAACTCTTTCTTTTCAACTTTTTCCAATATTGAATGTGGTGTTGCAGAACGTTTTCTTGAAGGCAAGATTCATCATCACTTGCTTTGCTTTGCTTTGCTTTTTGGGGGAACTTGAATGAAAGCTGAATTTTGTGGTATCAAcgccttttcttcttttctgatTGTTTTCTTTAACTGAtttactttatttcttttgtggGGTGGGGTTCAAGCCTCAGATCAGGGCCTCAGGGGGAAGATCAAtagtaaaaattgatttttttttccctctttaTTTTGTGGggtaattttttaagaataaaatcatCTTTTAAAGTTTTGAGCTTGGAGAGAATAAGTTCAAAGAAGAGACAAGCTGACATCAAAAGATCAGAAACCCAGATGTGGAAAATTACAAGCAAGGATTGATTCGAACCTTCTCTTACATGACATAAAAAGTATCCTATGTCCTGCAACACTGCAACTCTCTTTGCTtgtaatttgtgaacaagtgaaCATATGTTAACTTTTCTAGTCCTCATATTCATTCAAATCAGCTATATAACAGATTCTTGTTTGCTTGCCTCAGCTATAGTATAGTAATGCACTtctcccattcttgtgctaaATTATAACAATGAATTTGCTGTTGTGAGTTCAATAGTTGTCTCCTATTTGTGTATTCATTTTGTTGCTGTTAATTTGCAGGAAAAGATGGCAACTTTAGTTGAGCCTCCTAACAAAATTAAGCCAAAGGGAAAGCATTATTATACAATATGGCAAACATTGTTCGAGATTGATACCAAGTACATTCCAATCAAGCCGATTGGTCGAGGTGCATATGGCGTGGTTTGCTCTTCCATCAATAGGGAGACTAATGAGAAGGTGGCAATCAAGAAGATTGGCAATATCTTTGATAACTGTATTGATGCGCTGAGGACTTTGAGAGAGGTGAAGCTGCTAAGGCATATCCGGCACGAGAATGTCATTGCTTTGAAGGATGTGATGATGCCAATCCAGAGGACGAGCTTTAAGGATGTTTACTTGGTCTATGAACTCATGGATACAGATCTTCACCAAATTATTAAGTCTTCGCAGCCACTCTCCAATGATCATTGCAAATATTTCTTGTTTCAGGTACAAACCAGACTATTATGGACCTATTTCTACCTGTTTAGATATGGTTTCTAAAGCATTTATGGTTgtggccattcttggagtttcGTAAATGTATAACACATATTCATAACAACTTTGGTTTGGGTTCAGAGTACACTCAAAGTACACTCTCATATGGATTAACTTTGCCTTTTGTGAATTCACCTTTTTCGTTTGTGAACATGTAACTCTGTGGTTTGAGTGTTTGTGGTAATTAAGTTACTGCTTTCAGTTCCATTAGTTTCCAGGTGAAGAAGTAGCATATACTATCATTAATTCATTATGTAGACCAGTGAAGTCTAGGGAAGGGGTATTTGCAGTTCTTTACTTCAGGTTTCTTATTGGCTTTTCATTTAGGTCGTTTTAAGTATTTTTAGCTAGAAGATTGCAGCATCCTGTTtcatttggatttttaatttttgaatttctagttctttttcattttttatgtgTTAACTATCATTAATGCCAATACAAATCATAAAATCTTTTCAGCTGCTTCGAGGTCTCAAATACCTTCATTCTGCGAATATTCTGCACCGGGACTTGAAACCTGGAAATCTGCTGGTTAATGCCAATTGTGATTTGAAGATATGTGACTTTGGCCTTGCGCGAACCAATGGAGCTGAGGGCCAGTTCATGACAGAGTATGTTGTCACCCGCTGGTATCGGGCTCCAGAGCTCCTGCTTTGCTGTGAAAACTATGGAACCTCTATTGATGTATGGTCAGTGGGATGCATTTTTGCTGAGATTCTTGGAAGAAAGCCAATCTTCCCAGGAAGTGAGTGCCTCAACCAGCTGAAACTGATCATAAGTGTACTTGGAAGCCAGCAAGAGTCTGATCTTGCATTTATTGATAACCAGAAGGCTAGGAGGTTTATCAGATCACTGCCGTATACAAGGGGTAGACCCTTTGCTCAACTATTTCCACAAGCCGACCCATTAGCAATTGATTTGTTGCAAAAGATGCTAGTATTTGATCCAACTAAGAGAATTTCTGTCTTAGAAGCACTCCAGCATCCGTATATGGCTGGCCTGTATGATCCAAGACTTAACCCTCCTGCTCAAGTTCCAGTCAATCTTGACATAGACGAAAACTGGGGCGAAGAGATGATTAGAGAAATGATGTGGAATGAGATGCTTCAGTATCATCCTGAAGCTGCTTCTGCCAATGTTTGAAGGTTATTCTTCCAAGGCTTCTAGACATTTTTTGTGTCTAGAAGTAGTTCTGTTTTTCCATAGGGAAAAATATCTTAAGGACTTAGCTGCCAAATTTTGTACTTGCATAAAAAGACTGTTTATTTTGTTAGATGTCCCCATAAGGTAAAATGTCATCTTGTAACTGAAGTTGTAAATATCCGTGCTTACTGTTCTAGTCATGTGGTAAATTTCTGCTTGCAATGTTTCTTGTTCTTTAGCTGTTTCCCTGAATTATAGAGGACTGCCTCCAGATATATCCTGATCAAGCTATTCTGTATAACATGGAAGTGAATTACTACCTGGTTTTCAATGGCAGTATCATTTTATGTAACCAAAATGCTCTTGATTGTTTACCAATTTTCACATTGTGATCTTGTGTTTATGAAGGACCTGCATAAGGGGCATATTTGTATTACAGTATATAAGCTGCCACAGGTTTTGAGATCCTTTGAGCTTGTAATTCTCCAATCTAAATCAGTTGATATGGAAAATTTTAGTTACATGAATTATGAGTTTTCTGTGACATTCAATTATGAGGAGTTTAATGAGATTATGAAGCAGGTAAAGCCTCCGGTTAATTATGTACCGCATTTCCTTGCTAGCAATTCACCATTAATGGATGCTATCTTACTTTGCATAGAGATAACTGTGTTATCCCCTGTAAGAGGTAATGTTACAAGAAAGATATcagagttttattttttttacaaacatACTTTTTACTCTGTTTCaagtattttatatatatttttaactccgcctatgttacacttgcagtacatagccggtcccaagcctggataaaggaggagggttgtgttaagTCTTCGACAACCAACATTAAAACATAGTCGAATCCCCATGACATGTTGTTGTATTTCTCTAATACCTAACAGACCAAATTAGACATAGTTTGAGTCACATGTATAGGATTAAATTCTTATAAAGCGAGAAAATGAGAGTCTAATCACCCCTAACTCAAGATAGTGAAGCTCACATATGTTAAACCTCTTACTTCCAAAATCGCAATGCAAAAGACTACTAAAACATCCATCTAGCATTCTCTGTCTTTTATATACAAGTGTTACTATTTTCTAACAGACATCCAGCTGTGGTGATGTTTTCTTTTCCACAAAGGAATAATTcacatttttatatagtttgaaACAAAAACttcacagagagagagagagagagagagacacacacacacacacacaaactcATTGGCAAGTTGAGTAGTAGCTTGGTTTAAGCATTTTGttccaaaatatataataaattcatATTCAAAATTTCAGAGGATGGTTTTTATGGGGAACAATGTTACAAGTCTCATAATAAGAACTTTGGTCTCTAATACTCATAATAAGTTAAGTGGGGGTGGCAAATTCTTGTAATTTTATTGCTTGAAAAAAAGTAATTCTGAGTTGGAATATGCCAGCAAGAGCAAGAGATGCTCCTTCTCCTAATCTGACATAGATGATGAAACATCAACAGGGGCCAGTCACAATCAGCACCTGACATTGTGAAAATGGATTAACAAACTCATCAACCACTGCATGTGCTTGCTTACTTGATTATTCTCCCTTCATAACACTAATTAGAAACGCAACAATCATCAGTCGTTTTATTAATTGACAAATATGGGTAATAATAAATCTTTAGTATATATCATGTATATCCAATTTATCCatgcaatattattattattatattatagcaGCCTTTCTGTATGTAACTATTTAATTGCactccaaaaaataaatatctccatggatatatataattaaattatattgcaGATTATTTTGAGTCAAAGAAAAAGATTAGCTGAAGCTAGCAGCAGCCATCTTTCCTGGGATAGATAATTAGACTTAAAGTTGTATATGTGAGTGTACCACGTGAAAAGCATTTGTCTGAGTGAGTTTCCAATAGAGAGTAGAATATATGAGAAAGAAAGGGTCATTAGTGTGTTActatgttgaaaaaaaaaaatttggctgGCGAAGGTGATGTCAATGCAATGACTTAAGGGATAAGGTTCTTACAAGTTGTAAAATGAATGAATGTACATTCTCGATTTGAAGCTTCTGAGAAACAActaaataacacaaaaaatatatattaaataagatgAAAACTTGGGTGACGGTGAGACCCAATAAGCTGGTTTTAATTATGATTACAGTACTGATTTCAGTTATTaacttcacataaaattaatttcactTGAATTTTTACTTATGGTTTATGAGTGTCAAAGTTACAAATATTatggaaagaaaagaataatatatCTAATGTAATCTAATTAGTTTGAAATAGTGATAaatgaaaattattataattatatgtgtatatatatgaaaaGTTTTATGGTGGTATTAGTTTTGGTGATTAAAAATGATATaagtttaatttataaataaaatactaacacatgacatgataaatttatgattaaaataattctatctctcttataattttttatgattatttttattaaaataattttttataattatttttataattataaagaataattttaaaaaataaNNNNNNNNNNNNNNNNNNNNNNNNNNNNNNNNNNNNNNNNNNNNNNNNNNNNNNNNNNNNNNNNNNNNNNNNNNNNNNNNNNNNNNNNNNNNNNNNNNNNNNNNNNNNNNNNNNNNNNNNNNNNNNNNNNNNNNNNNNNNNNNNNNNNNNNNNNNNNNNNNNNNNNNNNNNNNNNNNNNNNNNNNNNNNNNNNNNNNNNNNNNNNNNNNNNNNNNNNNNNNNNNNNNNNNNNNNNNNNNNNNNNNNNNNNNNNNNNNNNNNNtaataaaaaaatattttggttttatattttaaaattattttttataattataaaaataatataaaaaattattttgatataaaagtaataataagaaattataagagagaaataattaatttggtcataaatttatcatattatgtgttagtattttatttataaatcaaatttaagtCATTTTTAGCCACCAAAACTAATAACATCATAAAattttctaatatatatatatatatatgtatagagAGAGAGATTGAGTAGCAAATAGTTGCTGGCATTGCCGCCCCACTGGATTTTGGTCGGGTAATTTAATaacttttgcttctttttcaacaACCCACAACTGTAACCATGTGCTTATTAGACAACATACATTAATCTATATATGCTGCTTATACACATGCAATGGAGAAAACTTTAGGTATTTCTAAAGTCTCATATGTATTATATTGTgtttattattatcaataaaatactattttagtGAGGTATAAGTTACTAGTaaactatattttaaaaattatttttgattggttgtgattatatatttatattattcaaataataatactCCATAAATATTGATCACCAAATAAAGAAACTTTATCATATAGTGGTCAAATGCCGGCTGTATCTAGATGAAAAACTTTGGCATCTATTAATAACCAGTCAGTAGTCAATCTTGTGATAATGGAAAATTCTGATTGgtgtaaataaaatttaatattctaTGCCACTATTACATATTGATAAAGAATGATTTTAGGCCTCCGTATATatctatattattaatttaatttattatcctGTAGCAGTCGTATTACAAATACCAAAGACTACTCCGTGGAAAAAGATCGATATTTAAAAGCTACTTTTTTGCGGTTAAAGCATATTCTTTGTCAAagtaactttttcaaaattacgacaaataatattattaagcAAAAAATCTTGAAACGTTTAAAAGTTTAAACAAAGACTAATGTTTGAAATAGAATAGGATTGATGTCTGACCGTAGATAATAACAAAGACTAAAAATTCACATGCAAGGAGCAACAAGAAAACTAACCTGTAGAATTagaaagttaaataattatataatttaactgCAAGAGCCATTCATTACCTAAGATTCCACGACTCCATTTGCATACCATTCAACGaaaaaaacaattttattaCAAATGGTGGGTGGCTTGTTTGTATGTAGGTCACCATCATATTGCGTTTTCCATTATGTAAATTACTAAACAATAGGaattacaaataaataaatatacgcGTGCACATGCACAGTAACATATTGTATATGTCACCCCCTTTCCTAGTCCTTTCCTtactctctatttttttaaaaaaaaattactaatgccctaaaattattaatatttttagtagtaattcataaatataaaaaattcatcatgtggatttaatttaaaatgttatatatgtttttaatttacatattattatattaataaaaataattattttttatatttaaaatattataaatagaatttaattttgatatactgtAAGTATAAAAatagctttacacgtgcatccTGTTAcgttcataaaaaataattatttttattgagggTATGAATAATCATTCAAAAAGACGAATGTAATTATAcgactttataaaatattttacactctcagtgtatcaaaattaaactgaatataattaaattattaatatgtaATTAGAGAGGGGAATTTGTGTATAAATTGGAGAAGTGAAGTCCCTTGAAAACCTCTTACATTCCCATAGTCATCTTATCCTTGTGCAGAGAGAGAGTTGGTCAATTCATATCCATCCTCATATTATGTTTCTTTGCATATTCTCCCTTATCATCTTTCCTTTCATCGCCTCCAGATTTTAGATTATAAGATTATTAcacctttatttattttccctcCTTGCCCATAGTCTTTGACACACACACAACACTTTTCCCATCCTCTAGAATCTTCTTTCTCTATATAGATACATACATACCATCTAATCCATCATCAGCAACCATCTTAATTATTGATTAACAGAACCTCAGCTTTGTTCTATTCTTattcatcataatcatcatattcatATACATACATGCAGTTATGTATGTCTGAACTTGAGAGAGATATCACCAAGAATGTCTCCAGTAATCTGTGAGATCCTCCTCTCTGGCTTCACAATCAACTCAACTCTAAGGCGCCGCAGTCATTTGGTTCAATCTTTCTCAGTTGTTTTCCTTTACTGGTTCTACGTTTTCTCATGAACTAGCCcttcattcatcattcataatatTCCCagctttctcctttttcatttcAAACCATTTTaccatcaaaattcaaaatcaaatagttagtaatatatatatatatatagatagatagatatatagTTATGGCTTCTCCAATTAGCGGAGGCTATTCTGGCTCTGGCTCTGGCTCTGGCTCTGAGGGAGATCCACAGCAGCATataatggatcaaaggaagaggaagagaatgcAATCGAATCGGGAATCGGCGAGGAGATCGAGGATGAGGAAGCAGCAGCATCTTGATAGCCTGATTTCCCAGACTGATGAGCTGAAGAAGGAGAACAGCCAGATCAGCACAAGCATAGGGATTACCACAGAGCTTTATCTCAACATAGAATCTGAGAATGCAATCTTGAGGGCTCAGATGGCTGAACTTTCCAACAGGTTGCATTCTCTCAATGACATCATCAATTACATCAACTCTGTGTCTAGCACCACCACCGGCAACCACCACTTTCTTCATGCTCATGAGGCTCAGGAGACTCTTTTCAATGATTGTGGCTTCATGGACCCTTTCAACTCTCTGGCTGCTAATCAACCAATCATggacatgctcatgtattgaatGACTCATTCATTCTTCAAATTGAATCATCTGTTAAGagatgtgtgtgtttttttacttttcttttccttttctttaggTGATGCTTTCTAGtatttgtttcttgtttttcttgtaatGTTAATCATTAGTATCAGTTATTTCATTTGTTGTATCAGACAATATTGATTAAGGGCTTTGTATATTTTGAGAAGGGGagttttcttctcttctctttctatttttctttctttttttcattaatcACGTTTAATGCGAGTTTATATATGATGTGTTGAGTAGGTATTAGCACATAGATTATTGTAATAATATAAgatggaaaagtataggtagacaatgaaaatattaaacaatgtgaataatgaatgtaTCGGATGTTTATTTTACTAAGTGTGTAgatggttattctaatattaagatttaagtgaataatttagaaatgtagtgtatttttatttgattggtaaTTATTTATGTTGTTCTTCCCATATAAGATTTTAAGTGCTAATAATAGTCTCATAAAGTTAAAAGATCCCCTAAACAACAACTCTGAAAGTCTTACAAATACAACCACCCAGGCTTTTAGttatataaaattacaaatgaaatttaatttattaatctaAAGAGTAgtgctagggagccaatggactaaatatacaatgtgtacaatggactAAATCTTTGAtccatgaataaaatgaacatcaccatactatctagaataaccatccggatACCAAggataataaaattaaactatttttggAGTTCACCAAGaatcgaac
The genomic region above belongs to Arachis duranensis cultivar V14167 chromosome 3, aradu.V14167.gnm2.J7QH, whole genome shotgun sequence and contains:
- the LOC107482252 gene encoding mitogen-activated protein kinase 7 isoform X1, with product MGFSFSLNSLAGKAKQSLTPNTNAVWEKMATLVEPPNKIKPKGKHYYTIWQTLFEIDTKYIPIKPIGRGAYGVVCSSINRETNEKVAIKKIGNIFDNCIDALRTLREVKLLRHIRHENVIALKDVMMPIQRTSFKDVYLVYELMDTDLHQIIKSSQPLSNDHCKYFLFQLLRGLKYLHSANILHRDLKPGNLLVNANCDLKICDFGLARTNGAEGQFMTEYVVTRWYRAPELLLCCENYGTSIDVWSVGCIFAEILGRKPIFPGSECLNQLKLIISVLGSQQESDLAFIDNQKARRFIRSLPYTRGRPFAQLFPQADPLAIDLLQKMLVFDPTKRISVLEALQHPYMAGLYDPRLNPPAQVPVNLDIDENWGEEMIREMMWNEMLQYHPEAASANV
- the LOC107482252 gene encoding mitogen-activated protein kinase 7 isoform X2; the protein is MATLVEPPNKIKPKGKHYYTIWQTLFEIDTKYIPIKPIGRGAYGVVCSSINRETNEKVAIKKIGNIFDNCIDALRTLREVKLLRHIRHENVIALKDVMMPIQRTSFKDVYLVYELMDTDLHQIIKSSQPLSNDHCKYFLFQLLRGLKYLHSANILHRDLKPGNLLVNANCDLKICDFGLARTNGAEGQFMTEYVVTRWYRAPELLLCCENYGTSIDVWSVGCIFAEILGRKPIFPGSECLNQLKLIISVLGSQQESDLAFIDNQKARRFIRSLPYTRGRPFAQLFPQADPLAIDLLQKMLVFDPTKRISVLEALQHPYMAGLYDPRLNPPAQVPVNLDIDENWGEEMIREMMWNEMLQYHPEAASANV
- the LOC107482250 gene encoding bZIP transcription factor 11; translated protein: MASPISGGYSGSGSGSGSEGDPQQHIMDQRKRKRMQSNRESARRSRMRKQQHLDSLISQTDELKKENSQISTSIGITTELYLNIESENAILRAQMAELSNRLHSLNDIINYINSVSSTTTGNHHFLHAHEAQETLFNDCGFMDPFNSLAANQPIMDMLMY